One segment of Primulina tabacum isolate GXHZ01 chromosome 6, ASM2559414v2, whole genome shotgun sequence DNA contains the following:
- the LOC142548857 gene encoding uncharacterized protein LOC142548857 gives MAPLAPKSGDAIFASVERVNAELFTLTYGAMVRQLITDLEKVEEVNKELDQMGYNIGLRLVDEFLAKSNVSRCVDFKETAEVIAKVGFKMFLGITASVTNWDVEGTTCSIILEDNPLVDFVELPDTCQGLYYCNILSGVIRGALEMVSMKTEVTWLRDMLRGDDVFELQVKLLKQIPEEYPYKDDE, from the exons ATGGCCCCCTTGGCACCTAAATCTGGCGACGCCATTTTCGCTAGCGTTGAACGCGTG AATGCGGAGCTTTTCACTCTGACATACGGTGCTATGGTGCGCCAACTGATTACCGATCTGGAAAAGGTTGAGGAGGTTAACAAGGAGCTCGATCAAAT GGGCTATAATATTGGACTCCGTCTAGTTGATGAGTTTCTTGCGAAATCAAATGTTTCTAGGTGTGTCGATTTTAAGGAAACAGCGGAAGTCATTGCAAAG GTTGGATTCAAAATGTTCCTGGGTATCACTGCATCTGTCACGAACTGGGATGTTGAGGGAACAACCTGCAGTATAATTTTGGAGGATAACCCACTTGTAGATTTTGTCGAGCTTCCTGATACCTGTCAAGGTCTTTACTATTGCAATATTCTAAGTGGAGTAATCAGAGGAGCTCTTGAGATG GTTTCTATGAAAACTGAGGTCACATGGCTACGTGACATGCTTAGAGGGGATGATGTATTTGAGCTGCAAGTTAAGCTTCTGAAGCAAATTCCCGAGGAATACCCTTATAAAGACGATGAGTAA
- the LOC142548855 gene encoding patatin-like protein 6 isoform X2 encodes MACADFEKINNHAVEMQEPSIDTDKLSYEIFSILESKFLFGRDDQKFWVPKQIPPEQPQRHDAVENGVQSMKSQRGKICILSIDGGGMQNILSGKALAYLETALKNRSGDANARVADYFDVAAGSGVGGIFTAMLFATNDQKRPIFDADDTWKFLAAEGNKFYRSAKPRNSKGNIFKRVFSKTGVAGSATSGLEKAMRDAFKDEKTGRSLTLKDTLKPVLIPCYDLTSTAPFLFSRADALETDSFDFNLWEVCMATSSEPGIFDPVSMRSVDGATRCVAVDGGLAMNNPTAAAITHVLHNKQEFPFVRGVEDVMVLSLGAGEQLLSGSFDYEQVKKWKAKDWARPLARISGSGSAELVDHAVAMAFGQSRVSNYVRVQANGSNTNRYGAATDSDASPSKVKLLIGAADDMLKQKNVESILFNGKRIGEESNFEKLDWFAEQLVLEHQRRSCRIAPTVAFKQATPKLS; translated from the exons ATGGCGTGTGCTGATTTTGAAAAGATTAACAATCATGCGGTTGAAATGCAAGAACCCAGTATTGATACGGATAAATTGAGCTATGAGATTTTCTCCATATTGGAGAGTAAGTTCTTGTTTGGCCGCGATGATCAGAAGTTTTGGGTTCCAAAGCAGATACCACCGGAGCAGCCGCAAAGACATGACGCCGTTGAAAATGGGGTGCAGTCTATGAAGAGCCAGAGAGGGAAGATATGCATTCTCAGCATTGATGGAGGTGGGATGCAGAACATTCTATCGGGAAAAGCGCTGGCGTATTTGGAAACGGCATTGAAAAACCGGTCGGGGGATGCCAACGCCAGAGTCGCCGATTATTTCGACGTCGCCGCCGGCAGCGGTGTCGGTGGGATTTTCACAGCCATGCTGTTCGCCACCAACGATCAGAAGCGGCCGATTTTCGACGCCGACGACACCTGGAAATTCCTCGCGGCCGAGGGCAACAAATTCTACCGCTCCGCGAAACCGCGCAACTCCAAGGGCAATATCTTCAAGCGGGTTTTCAGCAAAACCGGCGTCGCCGGTTCGGCCACTTCCGGCTTGGAGAAGGCCATGAGAGACGCGTTCAAGGATGAGAAAACCGGACGGAGCTTGACCTTGAAAGACACGCTGAAGCCGGTTTTGATTCCATGCTATGATCTCACCAGCACCGCGCCGTTTCTGTTCTCCAGAGCTGATGCTCTCGAAACAGACAGCTTCGACTTCAACCTCTGGGAGGTGTGTATGGCCACGTCATCCGAACCCGGGATATTCGACCCGGTTTCAATGAGATCGGTTGACGGGGCTACCCGTTGCGTGGCCGTGGACGGGGGGCTGGCTATGAACAACCCCACGGCGGCGGCAATCACGCACGTGCTACATAACAAACAGGAGTTCCCTTTCGTAAGGGGGGTTGAGGACGTCATGGTACTTTCACTCGGAGCCGGCGAGCAGCTTCTGTCAGGCAGCTTCGACTACGAACAGGTCAAGAAATGGAAGGCAAAGGATTGGGCTCGGCCTCTTGCTCGCATTTCCGGCTCCGGCTCGGCGGAGCTAGTGGACCACGCCGTGGCAATGGCTTTCGGTCAGAGCCGTGTCAGTAATTACGTCCGCGTTCAG GCTAATGGATCCAATACAAACCGATATGGTGCAGCTACTGACTCAGACGCTAGCCCGAGCAAAGTAAAATTGTTAATAGGAGCAGCTGATGACATGCTGAAGCAGAAGAACGTTGAATCGATCCTCTTTAATGGGAAGAGGATAGGAGAAGAAAGCAATTTCGAGAAACTGGACTGGTTTGCCGAACAACTTGTGTTAGAACATCAGAGGAGGAGTTGTAGAATAGCTCCCACTGTTGCATTCAAGCAAGCTACCCCAAAACTTTCTTAA
- the LOC142548855 gene encoding patatin-like protein 6 isoform X1, whose amino-acid sequence MACADFEKINNHAVEMQEPSIDTDKLSYEIFSILESKFLFGRDDQKFWVPKQIPPEQPQRHDAVENGVQSMKSQRGKICILSIDGGGMQNILSGKALAYLETALKNRSGDANARVADYFDVAAGSGVGGIFTAMLFATNDQKRPIFDADDTWKFLAAEGNKFYRSAKPRNSKGNIFKRVFSKTGVAGSATSGLEKAMRDAFKDEKTGRSLTLKDTLKPVLIPCYDLTSTAPFLFSRADALETDSFDFNLWEVCMATSSEPGIFDPVSMRSVDGATRCVAVDGGLAMNNPTAAAITHVLHNKQEFPFVRGVEDVMVLSLGAGEQLLSGSFDYEQVKKWKAKDWARPLARISGSGSAELVDHAVAMAFGQSRVSNYVRVQSQANGSNTNRYGAATDSDASPSKVKLLIGAADDMLKQKNVESILFNGKRIGEESNFEKLDWFAEQLVLEHQRRSCRIAPTVAFKQATPKLS is encoded by the exons ATGGCGTGTGCTGATTTTGAAAAGATTAACAATCATGCGGTTGAAATGCAAGAACCCAGTATTGATACGGATAAATTGAGCTATGAGATTTTCTCCATATTGGAGAGTAAGTTCTTGTTTGGCCGCGATGATCAGAAGTTTTGGGTTCCAAAGCAGATACCACCGGAGCAGCCGCAAAGACATGACGCCGTTGAAAATGGGGTGCAGTCTATGAAGAGCCAGAGAGGGAAGATATGCATTCTCAGCATTGATGGAGGTGGGATGCAGAACATTCTATCGGGAAAAGCGCTGGCGTATTTGGAAACGGCATTGAAAAACCGGTCGGGGGATGCCAACGCCAGAGTCGCCGATTATTTCGACGTCGCCGCCGGCAGCGGTGTCGGTGGGATTTTCACAGCCATGCTGTTCGCCACCAACGATCAGAAGCGGCCGATTTTCGACGCCGACGACACCTGGAAATTCCTCGCGGCCGAGGGCAACAAATTCTACCGCTCCGCGAAACCGCGCAACTCCAAGGGCAATATCTTCAAGCGGGTTTTCAGCAAAACCGGCGTCGCCGGTTCGGCCACTTCCGGCTTGGAGAAGGCCATGAGAGACGCGTTCAAGGATGAGAAAACCGGACGGAGCTTGACCTTGAAAGACACGCTGAAGCCGGTTTTGATTCCATGCTATGATCTCACCAGCACCGCGCCGTTTCTGTTCTCCAGAGCTGATGCTCTCGAAACAGACAGCTTCGACTTCAACCTCTGGGAGGTGTGTATGGCCACGTCATCCGAACCCGGGATATTCGACCCGGTTTCAATGAGATCGGTTGACGGGGCTACCCGTTGCGTGGCCGTGGACGGGGGGCTGGCTATGAACAACCCCACGGCGGCGGCAATCACGCACGTGCTACATAACAAACAGGAGTTCCCTTTCGTAAGGGGGGTTGAGGACGTCATGGTACTTTCACTCGGAGCCGGCGAGCAGCTTCTGTCAGGCAGCTTCGACTACGAACAGGTCAAGAAATGGAAGGCAAAGGATTGGGCTCGGCCTCTTGCTCGCATTTCCGGCTCCGGCTCGGCGGAGCTAGTGGACCACGCCGTGGCAATGGCTTTCGGTCAGAGCCGTGTCAGTAATTACGTCCGCGTTCAG TCGCAGGCTAATGGATCCAATACAAACCGATATGGTGCAGCTACTGACTCAGACGCTAGCCCGAGCAAAGTAAAATTGTTAATAGGAGCAGCTGATGACATGCTGAAGCAGAAGAACGTTGAATCGATCCTCTTTAATGGGAAGAGGATAGGAGAAGAAAGCAATTTCGAGAAACTGGACTGGTTTGCCGAACAACTTGTGTTAGAACATCAGAGGAGGAGTTGTAGAATAGCTCCCACTGTTGCATTCAAGCAAGCTACCCCAAAACTTTCTTAA